The following are encoded together in the Rana temporaria chromosome 12, aRanTem1.1, whole genome shotgun sequence genome:
- the ASB16 gene encoding ankyrin repeat and SOCS box protein 16: MSRETFPFTTTALRSLQWQREQLENEDRRRAVSRQCLARRLQTDRSAYRPPASQRRQYCRDAAIHNALYTGDIERIKVIFREQDSAEVVVETVSEELQWSPDIGLFSLTPKKSHTTPLRITAARGYSECVRYLICHGANPNNTVGGRGALHDACEGGHAVCTQLLVSRGADCNLQSEDGQAPLHFCTTKDTLECARQLLEYGAIVNLPCHYTRATPLHVAATRGLEAHVTLYLSLGADPCALNRESETPVNAACAAGDSPQHFGRYLRVVEMLLKAGGPPSTPGKKGHGPLHNASSNCHLSLVKMLLDHGASVNVTNSAGYTPLDCALQVCTDYPECQPDQLVQTLLNHGSESPSVKMWRYCAASPLAFEILLNSYDRIPPGDFWVEAVPPSVWKEHQTLYESISLLSNQPRRLQHLARCAVRSKYGGLCYKAIPDLRLPPALTAYLLLQPEGSIH, encoded by the exons ATGTCCAGGGAAACCTTCCCCTTCACCACGACCGCCCTACGTTCCCTCCAATGGCAGAGAGAACAGCTGGAGAACGAGGATCGCAGGAGGGCGGTGAGCAGGCAGTGTCTCGCCCGCAGGTTACAGACCGACAGAAGCGCTTATCGCCCCCCTGCTAGCCAGCGGCGCCAGTACTGCCGCGATGCCGCCATCCACAATGCCCTGTACACTGGCGATATAGAGAGGATTAAGGTCATATTCAGAGAACAGGACTCGGCAGAAGTCGTGGTGGAGACGGTCAGTGAAGAGCTGCAGTGGTCTCCAGACATAG GTCTCTTCTCCTTAACACCTAAAAAGTCTCACACCACCCCACTGCGTATCACTGCCGCTCGGGGGTACTCGGAGTGTGTGCGCTACTTGATATGCCACGGTGCCAACCCCAACAATACAGTCGGGGGAAGGGGAGCGCTGCACGACGCCTGCGAGGGAGGACACGCTGTGTGTACCCAGCTACTGGTAAGCCGTGGAGCAGACTGCAATCTACAGAGCGAAGATGGCCAGGCACCCCTCCACTTCTGTACCACAAAGGACACCCTGGA GTGCGCAAGACAGCTGCTGGAATATGGTGCTATTGTGAACCTTCCCTGCCATTACACCCGTGCTACGCCATTGCACGTGGCAGCCACCCGTGGTCTGGAAGCCCATGTAACGTTGTACTTAAGTCTTGGTGCTGACCCTTGTGCCCTCAACCGCGAGAGCGAGACGCCCGTTAATGCAGCCTGTGCAGCCGGTGACTCCCCGCAGCACTTTGGCCGATACCTGAGGGTTGTAGAGATGTTGCTGAAGGCAGGGGGTCCGCCCAGTACTCCTGGGAAGAAGGGCCATGGGCCCCTGCACAATGCCAGCTCCAACTGCCATCTTAGTCTGGTGAAAATGTTGCTCGACCATGGGGCATCTGTCAATGTGACAAATAGCGCTGGGTACACCCCGCTGGATTGTGCACTACAGGTGTGCACTGATTATCCTGAGTGTCAGCCCGATCAGCTGGTACAGACATTACTCAACCATGGATCCGAGTCCCCTAGTGTCAAG ATGTGGCGGTACTGTGCTGCGTCCCCCCTGGCCTTTGAGATCCTTCTGAACTCCTACGATCGTATCCCACCAGGTGACTTCTGGGTAGAAGCTGTGCCCCCTTCAGTGTGGAAG GAACATCAGACTTTATATGAATCCATCTCGCTACTTTCAAATCAACCTCGGCGTCTTCAACACCTCGCTCGCTGTGCTGTGAGAAGTAAATATGGCGGCCTATGCTACAAAGCGATTCCAGATCTTCGATTGCCCCCAGCTCTCACGGCATATCTCCTCCTGCAGCCAGAGGGCAGTATTCACTAA